One genomic segment of Leptospira wolbachii serovar Codice str. CDC includes these proteins:
- a CDS encoding TraR/DksA family transcriptional regulator has product MPKPAAKSSEKGVDKKFIEEVRELLQEKKESLLIKLNQWEDTSSPSGLKEMGDIADIASELNSEALTSVLTENEIETLREIELALEKIENGTYGICEGTKKKIPIARLKALPWTRFTVEFAEQMAKSRNRAGYRMDSLSAYPATGMDVDSLD; this is encoded by the coding sequence ATGCCGAAACCAGCTGCAAAATCTTCAGAGAAGGGAGTCGACAAAAAGTTCATCGAAGAGGTGCGTGAGCTCCTCCAAGAGAAAAAAGAGTCGCTTCTCATCAAACTCAACCAATGGGAAGACACCAGTTCTCCTTCTGGATTGAAGGAGATGGGGGATATTGCGGACATCGCATCCGAACTCAATTCAGAGGCCTTAACTTCTGTTTTGACTGAAAACGAAATTGAAACTCTACGTGAGATCGAACTTGCGTTAGAAAAGATTGAAAACGGAACCTATGGGATCTGCGAAGGAACGAAGAAAAAAATTCCTATTGCAAGGCTCAAGGCGCTCCCGTGGACAAGATTTACTGTAGAATTTGCAGAACAAATGGCGAAAAGCCGAAACCGTGCTGGTTACCGCATGGATTCTTTGTCTGCTTATCCTGCGACCGGAATGGATGTGGATTCTCTAGATTAA